In a single window of the Elaeis guineensis isolate ETL-2024a chromosome 8, EG11, whole genome shotgun sequence genome:
- the LOC105050179 gene encoding small ribosomal subunit protein bS21c, which translates to MAASCNLFQLPFAKSPAFPSLRPYNLPTFSRHFSPLCSTSLLLRPSATAGGPIDSAAAAVEPALRHANLLFFKSGYNVQIVVDEGEPEEGLLRRFRREVAKAGVIQECKRRRFFENKQEERKRKAREASRRNRRRRSGPRSLSSSSSSSSSAVDGDAASKKTADDLDDNWDLPEGDLPY; encoded by the exons ATGGCGGCTTCCTGTAACCTTTTCCAACTCCCCTTCGCTAAGAGCCCCGCCTTCCCCTCCCTTCGCCCATACAACCTACCCACCTTTTCCCGCCACTTCTCCCCACTCTGCTCCACATCGCTCCTCCTCCGGCCGTCGGCCACGGCGGGGGGGCCGATCGACTCGGCTGCCGCCGCCGTGGAGCCGGCCCTGAGGCATGCGAACCTGCTCTTCTTCAAGTCGGGCTACAACGTCCAGATCGTGGTGGACGAGGGCGAGCCGGAGGAGGGCCTTCTGCGGCGGTTCCGGCGGGAGGTAGCCAAGGCTGGTGTGATCCAGGAGTGCAAGCGGCGGAGGTTCTTCGAGAACAAGCAGGAGGAGAGGAAGCGGAAGGCTCGTGAAGCCAGTCGAAGGAATCGGAGGAG ACGATCAGGGCCAAGATCCTTATCGTCATCCTCCTCATCATCTTCATCAGCAGTAGATGGTGATGCTGCTTCTAAAAAGACTGCAGATGACTTAGATGACAACTGGGATCTGCCTGAGGGTGACCTTCCTTACTGA